One Lactobacillus sp. CBA3605 DNA segment encodes these proteins:
- a CDS encoding helix-turn-helix domain-containing protein, which produces MKINDILTRELKDPKFAEAYHADKEKSASALALYHTREEAGLTQADLAERANVPQSTIARIERGDNVTFDKLAEIAHAMGKTIKIEFTQ; this is translated from the coding sequence ATGAAAATCAATGATATTTTAACCCGGGAATTAAAAGACCCTAAGTTTGCTGAAGCTTATCATGCTGACAAGGAAAAATCTGCCAGTGCCTTAGCGTTGTATCATACTCGTGAAGAAGCTGGCCTAACTCAGGCCGATTTAGCTGAAAGAGCAAACGTCCCTCAATCCACCATTGCTAGAATCGAACGTGGCGATAATGTAACGTTTGATAAACTAGCTGAAATTGCCCATGCTATGGGTAAAACAATTAAAATTGAATTTACTCAATAA
- a CDS encoding type II toxin-antitoxin system RelE/ParE family toxin: MEKPEFETYKRPNGHDEFDEWLQQLPIKDRAKLLQVITDTQDQGLLVAQRMTWVKKIESAKNLYELRSKVSSNIQRALYFHVKGPKYVITHGFTKKTQKTPPAEIKHAIELRTEWEDSQNENQ; the protein is encoded by the coding sequence ATGGAAAAGCCAGAATTTGAAACTTACAAACGTCCCAATGGTCATGATGAATTCGATGAATGGTTACAGCAACTGCCAATTAAAGATCGCGCTAAATTACTGCAAGTGATTACAGATACGCAGGATCAAGGTTTACTAGTCGCTCAACGCATGACTTGGGTTAAAAAGATAGAATCAGCTAAAAATTTATATGAATTAAGAAGTAAGGTATCCAGTAATATTCAACGGGCATTATACTTTCACGTTAAGGGACCAAAATATGTGATTACCCATGGGTTTACCAAAAAGACACAAAAAACACCACCCGCTGAAATTAAACATGCGATTGAATTACGAACTGAATGGGAGGATAGTCAAAATGAAAATCAATGA
- a CDS encoding site-specific integrase: MQQVVLPIKDSNVLKEVQDTLLNNFKAGRRNYTVFQVGKATLLRVSDVMRLKQTDIFNPDGSIKQNAFIHDRKTGKPNTLYLKPVQTELLLYRQWLLDHRLASEWLFPSIQHPERHITEKQFYKIMSKVGDLLGINYLGTHTMRKTGAYRVYTQSNYNIGLVMNLLNHSSEAMTLAYLGLDQASTETMLDQIDFG; encoded by the coding sequence ATGCAACAAGTTGTCTTACCCATCAAAGATTCAAACGTTCTCAAAGAGGTTCAAGATACCTTACTCAACAACTTTAAAGCTGGCCGGCGTAACTATACAGTTTTTCAAGTTGGTAAAGCGACACTGTTGCGAGTCAGTGATGTCATGCGCTTAAAACAAACCGATATTTTTAATCCGGACGGTTCTATTAAACAAAATGCGTTCATTCACGACCGAAAAACGGGTAAGCCTAATACCTTGTATCTTAAACCAGTTCAAACAGAGCTCTTATTGTACCGTCAATGGCTACTTGATCATAGACTAGCCTCTGAATGGCTCTTTCCTTCCATTCAACACCCCGAGCGCCATATTACAGAAAAACAATTTTACAAAATCATGAGTAAGGTTGGCGATCTGTTAGGAATTAATTATCTGGGTACTCATACGATGCGCAAAACCGGGGCTTATCGCGTCTACACACAATCTAATTATAATATTGGTTTGGTCATGAATTTGCTCAATCATTCCAGTGAAGCAATGACTTTAGCTTATTTAGGCTTAGACCAGGCTAGTACTGAAACGATGCTAGATCAAATTGATTTTGGTTGA